A single genomic interval of Mucilaginibacter boryungensis harbors:
- a CDS encoding discoidin domain-containing protein, whose product MMKRLQTFMLYMALTGTAFAQAPVIQNVHYGSWIKVTQAPVDTAQWMHFPYVASFDVSNGTSIVKKTIMSWATGPDKVMFPGSFGWAGSMNESVTFNSPAPAQTAGTTALDLGNCFKRNTDGVMVGLPLYFGNDGAHPFPGSPQFTFSYHTSTDNGATWTVQNGATITGFPTGYLVAGFHFHRGIIQDADGTLWAVAYAQFNPNDGSGYQSHRAILVKSTTGAASWTYVNTIQYTPGIAYTESTIARCKDGSILAIMRNDANSLKYRRSTDNGVNWTTVNYVPNIPSNIGVDPFLDLLPNGVLVLTYGDNVPTTGRNCRIAYDVNGTGASWTDYTSTFTGTSGLGNRSSGYTSVAPVRNNQFLQFSDRALYTYYGTNNHPLPNPFAIYTKKIELVLNYRNRIDLKTKYPGQVGITTNMTYTSATHPETGVAGAFDASTDYWSGAFNMSTSGNYTVDLLESQIINGLSICLLKGEPQNAQIDYSTDNVNWSPLKTYTNVTHQTVDYVGFSPVAARYIKVAVTAAGSATKVGINELNIFRTADTYEDYVYGIVPYGYTASDTASPDFWVTEGVTPLPSGYNSQRALYMFDNDGNNKSLRKNGYTASATKTFEFKLRTKGFSPSPNPGCVQFSLMSGTSAVFHMAVFPNGVIKYYNGTWNNVGSGPVSVPLDTWKSIKVVANASTNTASVYVDGTLIGSNVVKDVVSATTIDGFSFGSGGSPQIGDKALFDDVELYTTGAFPLALQQDAPAANETLMAPLKKDETPGTDVMTVVVSPNPADNVAKVTVKNIVKGPIELQLHDFYGRKLKSFSYMSQGDTFSIEIPVQAYGPGIYIITVKQNGKVVQTKLMK is encoded by the coding sequence ATGATGAAACGTCTACAAACTTTTATGCTATACATGGCATTAACGGGCACCGCATTCGCACAGGCCCCGGTTATTCAAAATGTGCATTACGGAAGCTGGATAAAGGTTACACAAGCCCCGGTTGATACCGCCCAATGGATGCACTTCCCGTATGTGGCATCGTTCGATGTATCAAACGGTACCAGCATCGTAAAAAAAACAATAATGAGCTGGGCCACCGGCCCGGATAAAGTGATGTTCCCCGGTTCGTTTGGCTGGGCGGGTTCCATGAACGAATCCGTTACGTTTAACAGTCCGGCCCCTGCACAAACAGCAGGCACTACCGCGCTCGATCTGGGTAATTGCTTTAAGCGTAACACCGATGGGGTAATGGTTGGCTTACCTTTATATTTTGGTAACGATGGGGCGCACCCTTTTCCGGGGTCGCCGCAGTTTACTTTTTCCTATCATACATCAACCGATAACGGCGCTACCTGGACTGTGCAAAACGGCGCTACTATAACAGGCTTTCCAACCGGGTACCTTGTAGCAGGCTTTCATTTCCACCGTGGTATTATCCAGGATGCCGACGGTACTTTATGGGCGGTAGCCTATGCCCAGTTTAACCCTAACGATGGCAGCGGCTATCAATCGCATCGGGCTATCCTTGTTAAGTCTACCACCGGCGCCGCATCATGGACGTACGTCAATACCATTCAATATACACCCGGGATAGCTTATACCGAAAGCACTATCGCCCGTTGTAAGGATGGTTCCATTTTAGCTATCATGCGTAATGATGCAAATTCATTAAAATACAGGCGCAGCACGGATAATGGCGTTAACTGGACAACAGTTAACTATGTACCCAATATTCCCAGTAATATAGGTGTCGATCCATTTCTGGACCTGCTACCTAACGGTGTTTTGGTATTAACCTATGGTGATAACGTGCCAACTACAGGGCGCAATTGCCGCATAGCTTATGATGTAAATGGCACAGGGGCCAGCTGGACAGATTATACCTCAACCTTCACCGGTACTTCTGGGCTGGGGAATAGAAGCTCGGGTTATACCTCGGTAGCGCCCGTACGCAATAATCAGTTTTTGCAGTTTTCAGACAGGGCATTATATACTTATTATGGCACAAACAACCATCCTTTACCTAATCCATTCGCTATTTATACCAAAAAAATTGAATTGGTATTAAATTACCGTAACCGCATAGACCTTAAAACCAAATATCCGGGACAGGTAGGTATTACTACCAATATGACGTACACTTCGGCCACGCACCCTGAAACCGGGGTAGCGGGTGCATTTGATGCCAGTACCGATTATTGGAGCGGCGCATTTAATATGAGTACCAGCGGGAATTATACCGTTGATTTATTAGAATCTCAGATCATTAACGGGCTTTCTATCTGTTTGTTAAAAGGCGAACCACAAAATGCCCAGATAGATTATTCTACCGATAACGTAAACTGGAGCCCGCTTAAAACTTATACCAACGTAACCCACCAAACGGTTGATTATGTAGGTTTTAGCCCGGTAGCTGCACGTTATATAAAGGTAGCAGTAACGGCAGCGGGTAGCGCCACTAAGGTTGGGATTAACGAGCTTAATATATTTAGGACAGCCGATACCTATGAAGATTACGTTTACGGGATCGTCCCGTATGGTTATACCGCGTCTGATACCGCCAGTCCCGATTTTTGGGTAACCGAAGGGGTAACCCCGCTTCCATCAGGCTATAATAGCCAGCGTGCACTGTATATGTTTGATAATGATGGCAACAATAAATCGCTCAGGAAGAACGGCTATACCGCATCGGCCACCAAAACATTTGAGTTTAAACTGCGTACCAAAGGGTTTTCGCCAAGCCCTAATCCGGGCTGTGTACAGTTTAGCTTAATGTCGGGCACATCAGCTGTGTTCCACATGGCTGTTTTTCCAAACGGGGTTATTAAATATTACAATGGCACCTGGAATAATGTAGGCTCGGGCCCGGTGAGTGTCCCACTGGATACCTGGAAAAGCATTAAGGTTGTCGCCAATGCATCCACCAATACAGCCTCTGTTTATGTAGACGGGACTTTAATTGGCAGCAATGTGGTTAAGGATGTAGTGTCTGCCACTACAATTGATGGCTTTTCGTTTGGTAGTGGCGGCAGCCCGCAAATAGGCGATAAAGCTTTGTTTGATGATGTAGAACTGTATACTACCGGCGCCTTCCCTTTGGCTTTGCAACAAGATGCGCCGGCGGCCAATGAAACTTTAATGGCACCGTTAAAAAAGGATGAAACACCAGGTACAGATGTAATGACTGTAGTTGTATCGCCTAACCCTGCAGATAATGTGGCTAAAGTAACTGTGAAAAATATTGTGAAAGGCCCGATCGAGCTGCAATTACACGATTTTTATGGCAGAAAGCTTAAATCGTTTAGCTATATGTCGCAGGGGGATACCTTTAGTATAGAGATCCCTGTGCAGGCTTATGGCCCCGGCATATATATTATTACAGTAAAACAAAACGGGAAAGTAGTACAAACCAAACTGATGAAATAA